A single window of Vigna unguiculata cultivar IT97K-499-35 chromosome 1, ASM411807v1, whole genome shotgun sequence DNA harbors:
- the LOC114180628 gene encoding receptor-like protein EIX2 encodes MTFISQFPVLLLLLIYAFTLQKIVCNNLNQVRCNEKDQQTLEIFKQGIIDPSNNLVTWSSEQDCCEWKGVHCDNTTSRVTKLDLSGQYLEGEIKLSLLELQFLYHLNLSYNSFDVISIPPVQNDVIFGSNLHYLDLYDNYDISMDNLVWLSQFSSLRYLNLGFINLRNATNWLHSLVMLPSLFDLRLPFCRLNITSSLKHVNFTSLVTIDLSANYITSKSLRWLFDLQRFSQLHSLKYLDLSGIDLHEETNWLLAMPPSLSYLYLSNCQLTNRSPSLKHVNLASLVTLDLSHNHFNSELPHWLFNLSHDLSHLDLKDSSLYGEIPSSFFNYQNLVYLDLSGNMFFGSIPLTLGNLTYLEYIDLSGNMFSGSIPLTLGNLTYLVSLSLSSNSFSGTIYSKVTFYFVDVELKNFICRTRKVLGPNSWY; translated from the coding sequence ATGACCTTTATATCACAATTTCCAGTTCTTTTGCTTTTACTTATTTATGCTTTTACATTACAAAAGATTGTGTGCAACAATCTGAACCAAGTTCGCTGCAATGAGAAGGACCAGCAAACGTTGGAAATCTTTAAACAGGGTATTATTGATCCATCCAACAACCTCGTCACATGGTCGAGTGAACAAGACTGCTGTGAATGGAAAGGAGTTCACTGTGACAATACCACAAGCAGAGTAACAAAACTTGATCTATCCGGACAATATCTAGAAGGTGAAATCAAGTTATCTTTGTTGGAACTTCAATTTCTATATCATTTGAATTTGAGCTATAACTCCTTTGATGTTATTAGCATTCCACCAGTTCAGAATGATGTCATATTTGGCTCTAACCTCCATTATCTTGACTTATATGATAATTATGATATTTCCATGGACAATCTTGTTTGGCTTTCTCAATTTTCTTCGCTGAGATACCTTAATCTTGGTTTTATAAATCTTCGTAATGCTACCAATTGGCTTCATTCGTTGGTTATGCTCCCTTCTTTGTTCGATTTACGATTACCTTTTTGTCGACTAAACATCACTTCGTCTCTTAAACATGTGAATTTTACTTCACTTGTAACTATTGATCTTTCAGCCAACTATATCACCTCAAAATCATTGCGTTGGTTGTTTGATCTTCAAAGGTTTTCTCAACTTCATTCTTTGAAATATCTTGACCTTAGCGGAATTGATCTTCACGAAGAAACCAACTGGCTTTTAGCTATGCCTCCTTCATTATCATATCTATACTTGAGCAATTGTCAACTAACCAACAGAAGTCCATCTTTAAAGCATGTGAATCTTGCTTCACTTGTCACTCTTGATCTTTCTCATAACCATTTTAACTCTGAATTGCCACATTGGTTATTTAATCTCAGTCATGATCTCTCTCATCTTGATCTTAAAGACAGTAGTTTATATGGTGAAATACCTTCAAGTTTTTTCAACTACCAAAATTTGGTATACCTTGATCTATCAGGCAACATGTTTTTTGGTTCCATTCCTTTGACTTTGGGAAATCTCACATATTTGGAATACATTGATTTATCGGGCAACATGTTTTCTGGCTCCATTCCTTTGACTTTGGGAAATCTCACATATTTGGTTTCCCTAAGCCTTAGCTCTAATTCCTTTTCTGGTACAATATACTCAAAAGTCACTTTCTATTTTGTCGATGTCGAGCTCAAAAATTTCATTTGTAGAACAAGAAAAGTTTTGGGGCCTAATAGCTGGTATTGA